One part of the Pandoraea faecigallinarum genome encodes these proteins:
- the hpnD gene encoding presqualene diphosphate synthase HpnD, giving the protein MSVAEPIEISPEQSSARVASGSSFYAAMRILPPAQREGMFEIYAFCRAVDDIADDGDDTSANRMARLAVWRRDLADLYDGRAAPSLANLARVVKQFGLKHEDFLAVIEGMEMDACGPIVAPDLSTLDLYCDRVASAVGRLSVKVFGMPEQEGIDLSYHLGRALQLTNILRDIDEDAGIARVYLPRETLADAGIVNVTPEAVAAADLDRACAPLVAQAREHYARARAIMARHPRRVVVAPAVMAKAYGAILDKLIARGFAVPRERVRVPRWRLILMLLRQMIL; this is encoded by the coding sequence GTGAGCGTCGCCGAACCGATCGAAATTTCGCCTGAGCAAAGCAGCGCACGCGTGGCGTCGGGCAGCAGTTTCTATGCTGCCATGCGCATTCTGCCGCCCGCGCAGCGCGAAGGCATGTTCGAGATCTACGCCTTTTGCCGCGCGGTGGACGATATCGCCGACGACGGCGACGACACGTCGGCGAACCGCATGGCGCGTCTGGCCGTATGGCGGCGCGATCTGGCCGATCTGTACGACGGCCGCGCGGCGCCGTCGCTCGCGAACCTGGCCCGCGTCGTCAAGCAGTTCGGCCTGAAGCACGAGGACTTCCTCGCCGTCATCGAAGGCATGGAGATGGATGCCTGCGGCCCCATCGTCGCCCCGGACCTTTCCACGCTCGATCTGTATTGCGATCGCGTCGCGAGCGCCGTCGGGCGTTTGTCCGTCAAGGTGTTCGGCATGCCGGAGCAGGAGGGCATCGATCTGTCGTATCACCTCGGCCGTGCGCTCCAGTTGACCAATATTTTGCGCGACATCGACGAAGATGCCGGGATTGCGCGTGTCTATCTGCCGCGTGAGACGCTGGCGGACGCCGGGATTGTGAACGTCACGCCCGAGGCGGTCGCCGCCGCCGATCTCGACCGCGCGTGTGCGCCGCTCGTGGCGCAGGCGCGCGAGCATTACGCCCGTGCGCGCGCGATCATGGCGCGCCACCCGCGCCGTGTGGTCGTTGCCCCGGCGGTGATGGCAAAGGCCTACGGTGCGATTCTCGACAAACTGATTGCGCGCGGCTTTGCCGTGCCACGCGAGCGCGTGCGGGTTCCGCGCTGGCGTCTCATTCTGATGCTGCTGCGGCAGATGATTCTCTGA
- the hpnE gene encoding hydroxysqualene dehydroxylase HpnE produces the protein MAGTVHVIGAGLAGLAAAVRLATRGVAVVLHEAAPQAGGRCRSYFDRQLNAVIDNGNHLVLSGNSTMREFTRLIGSEHTLTGPGRAEFAFVDLESDERWTVRLSEGRLPWWIFDKRARVPGTKWSDYLSLAPLLRAGPHATMTDAMHCPPALYKRLIHPLFLAVLNADPAEGSAQMAGAVIRETLVPGGKACHPLIASEGLDVTFVTPALAYLEAKGARVMMQHRVRALHYAADDSRVEAIDFGDGPQALAADDAVVLAVPPNVAASLVPGLTTPDEYRAIVNAHYQVAPPPGCPPMIGVVNGVSDWIFAFDTRLSVTISGADHLLDESRESLAMRIWEEVAKACKIASTPMPVWQLVREKRATFAATPAQDRRRPGAKTRWRNLVLAGDWTATGLPATIEGALRSGNRAADLL, from the coding sequence ATGGCGGGCACGGTTCACGTCATCGGCGCGGGCCTCGCGGGGCTGGCTGCCGCGGTCCGGCTCGCCACGCGCGGTGTGGCCGTCGTGCTGCATGAAGCGGCGCCGCAAGCGGGCGGACGTTGCCGTTCGTACTTCGACCGGCAACTGAACGCCGTCATCGATAACGGCAATCATCTGGTGCTCTCGGGCAATTCGACGATGCGCGAGTTCACGCGCCTCATCGGCTCGGAACACACGCTCACCGGCCCGGGGCGCGCGGAGTTCGCCTTCGTGGATCTCGAGAGCGACGAGCGCTGGACGGTGCGCCTGTCGGAAGGGCGTCTGCCCTGGTGGATCTTCGACAAGCGCGCGCGCGTGCCGGGTACGAAGTGGTCGGACTATCTGTCGCTCGCGCCGCTGCTGCGTGCCGGTCCGCACGCCACGATGACCGACGCCATGCATTGCCCGCCCGCGCTGTACAAGCGGCTGATCCATCCGCTGTTTCTCGCGGTGCTCAATGCCGATCCGGCCGAAGGCTCGGCGCAGATGGCCGGTGCCGTGATTCGCGAGACGCTGGTGCCTGGCGGCAAGGCCTGCCATCCGCTGATCGCAAGCGAAGGTCTCGACGTGACGTTCGTGACGCCTGCGCTGGCCTATCTGGAAGCGAAGGGCGCGCGCGTAATGATGCAGCACCGCGTGCGGGCGCTGCATTACGCCGCCGATGACAGCCGCGTCGAAGCGATCGATTTCGGCGATGGGCCCCAGGCGCTGGCCGCGGACGATGCCGTCGTGCTTGCGGTGCCGCCGAACGTGGCGGCGTCGCTGGTGCCGGGTCTGACGACGCCGGACGAATACCGCGCCATCGTCAACGCGCATTATCAAGTGGCGCCGCCGCCGGGCTGCCCGCCGATGATCGGCGTGGTGAACGGCGTGAGCGACTGGATCTTCGCGTTCGACACACGTCTGTCGGTCACGATCAGCGGCGCGGACCATCTGCTCGACGAATCGCGGGAATCGCTCGCGATGCGCATCTGGGAAGAGGTCGCGAAGGCCTGCAAGATTGCGTCCACACCGATGCCGGTGTGGCAATTGGTGCGCGAGAAGCGCGCCACGTTTGCGGCGACGCCCGCGCAGGACCGGCGCCGCCCGGGGGCGAAGACACGCTGGCGTAACCTCGTGCTCGCCGGGGATTGGACGGCCACGGGGCTGCCCGCCACCATTGAAGGCGCGCTGCGCAGCGGGAACCGGGCTGCCGACCTGCTGTGA
- the shc gene encoding squalene--hopene cyclase has protein sequence MATQTLETGIERSIAALLDLQHDDGHWLFELEADATIPAEYVLLRHHLGEKVDAELEAKVAAYLRRIQGEHGGWPLFYNGKFDMSASVKAYFALKMIGDPVDAPHMVRAREAILSRGGAQNANVFTRILLALYGVLEWKAVPMMPVEIMLLPQWFPFHLSKVSYWARTVIVPLLVLQARRPRARNPKGIGIDELFIGSPKDVGPPRRAPHQSRFWFTFFSGVDHVLRALDPFFPKKLREKSIRRAVEFVEERLNGEDGLGAIYPAMANAVMMYDVLGYPEDHPSRAIARRSVEKLVTPADHETYVQPCLSPVWDTALSAHALLETGDKRAIELAGKGLEWLIPLQILDVRGDWISRRPNVRPGGWAFQFANPHYPDVDDTAVVAMAMDRYEKLAGKFENLKIDGADPKTHAMRYAIDRGTEWVIGMQSSNGGWGAFEPENTHLYLNSIPFSDHGALLDPPTVDVSARCLSMLAQLPQSPERKASADLALKYILDDQEADGSWYGRWGMNFVYGTWSAMCGLAAAGILPEHPAMARAAQWLISIQNADGGWGEDGESYKLEYKGYEAAPSTSSQTAWALLGLMAAGKAEHPAVRRGVDYLLNTQNDEGLWDEERYTATGFPRVFYLRYHGYRKFFPLWALARYRNLTVRNDCPVPCGM, from the coding sequence ATGGCCACGCAGACGCTGGAGACCGGCATCGAACGCTCGATCGCCGCACTGCTCGACCTACAACATGACGACGGCCACTGGCTTTTCGAACTGGAAGCCGACGCGACGATCCCGGCCGAGTATGTGTTGCTGCGCCACCACCTGGGCGAGAAGGTCGATGCCGAACTCGAAGCGAAAGTTGCCGCGTATTTGCGCCGCATTCAGGGCGAGCATGGCGGCTGGCCGCTGTTCTACAACGGCAAGTTCGACATGAGTGCGAGCGTGAAGGCGTACTTCGCGCTCAAGATGATCGGCGATCCGGTCGACGCCCCGCACATGGTGCGCGCCCGCGAGGCGATCCTCTCGCGCGGCGGTGCGCAGAACGCGAACGTCTTCACGCGTATCCTGCTCGCGCTGTACGGCGTGCTGGAGTGGAAGGCCGTGCCGATGATGCCCGTCGAGATCATGCTGCTGCCGCAGTGGTTCCCGTTCCACCTCTCGAAGGTGTCGTACTGGGCACGCACGGTGATCGTGCCGTTGCTCGTGTTGCAGGCCAGACGCCCGCGTGCGCGCAACCCGAAGGGCATCGGCATCGACGAATTGTTCATCGGCAGCCCCAAGGATGTCGGTCCGCCCAGACGCGCGCCACATCAGAGCCGCTTCTGGTTCACGTTCTTCTCGGGCGTCGATCATGTGCTGCGCGCCCTCGATCCGTTTTTCCCGAAGAAGCTGCGCGAAAAGTCGATCAGGCGCGCTGTCGAGTTCGTGGAGGAGCGTCTGAACGGCGAAGACGGCCTGGGCGCCATCTATCCGGCCATGGCCAACGCCGTCATGATGTACGACGTGCTCGGCTATCCCGAAGATCATCCGAGCCGTGCCATTGCGCGCCGGTCGGTCGAGAAGCTGGTGACGCCGGCCGATCATGAAACGTACGTGCAGCCATGCCTGTCGCCGGTGTGGGACACCGCACTGTCGGCGCATGCGCTGCTGGAGACGGGCGACAAGCGCGCCATCGAACTGGCGGGCAAGGGCCTCGAATGGCTGATTCCGTTGCAGATTCTGGACGTGAGGGGCGACTGGATTTCCCGGCGCCCGAACGTGCGTCCCGGGGGCTGGGCGTTCCAGTTCGCCAACCCGCACTATCCGGACGTGGACGACACGGCGGTCGTCGCCATGGCGATGGATCGCTACGAAAAGCTCGCCGGCAAGTTCGAGAATCTCAAGATCGACGGGGCCGACCCGAAGACCCATGCGATGCGCTACGCCATCGACCGGGGAACGGAATGGGTGATCGGCATGCAGAGCAGTAATGGCGGCTGGGGCGCATTCGAGCCCGAGAACACCCATCTGTATCTGAACAGCATCCCGTTCTCGGACCATGGGGCGCTGCTCGATCCGCCGACGGTCGACGTCTCCGCACGCTGCCTGTCGATGCTGGCGCAATTGCCGCAGTCGCCCGAGCGCAAGGCGTCGGCCGATCTGGCGTTGAAGTACATTCTCGACGATCAGGAGGCCGACGGCAGCTGGTATGGCCGCTGGGGCATGAATTTCGTGTACGGCACGTGGTCGGCGATGTGCGGTCTCGCCGCGGCGGGTATTTTGCCCGAGCACCCGGCGATGGCGCGTGCCGCGCAGTGGCTCATCTCGATCCAGAATGCCGATGGCGGCTGGGGCGAAGACGGCGAGAGCTACAAGCTCGAATACAAGGGCTACGAAGCGGCGCCGAGCACGTCGTCGCAAACGGCGTGGGCGCTGCTGGGGCTGATGGCCGCAGGCAAGGCCGAACACCCGGCGGTCAGGCGAGGCGTCGACTACCTGCTCAATACACAGAACGATGAAGGTCTGTGGGACGAGGAACGCTACACGGCGACGGGCTTCCCGCGTGTGTTCTATCTTCGCTACCACGGCTATCGCAAGTTTTTCCCGCTGTGGGCGCTCGCGCGCTACCGCAACCTGACCGTGCGCAACGATTGCCCGGTGCCGTGCGGGATGTAA
- a CDS encoding phosphorylase: MSPPIIVVTGMPFEARIAKGDGVHVVCAQNHTLADALEAAIAREGARGLVSFGTAGGLIPGVKPGQWVVAHTVLDMPQQARECATSLAWADALRRAMPGALLADVAGVSAPVVSAGDKAALFRESGAAAADMESHIVARVAQAHGLPFVVARVVIDPAERSLPPAALAGMRSDGSTDILGVLRSLAGNPLQLPALLRVGQDAGRARQAMKHGRRIVSLELGDGFGARAVGI; this comes from the coding sequence ATGAGCCCGCCCATCATCGTCGTGACCGGTATGCCGTTCGAGGCGCGTATTGCCAAGGGCGACGGCGTGCACGTCGTCTGTGCGCAGAATCACACACTTGCCGATGCACTGGAGGCGGCGATTGCCCGTGAAGGCGCACGCGGTCTCGTGAGTTTCGGCACGGCAGGCGGCCTGATTCCCGGCGTGAAACCGGGCCAGTGGGTCGTTGCGCACACGGTGCTCGACATGCCGCAGCAGGCGCGTGAGTGCGCAACGTCGCTCGCGTGGGCGGATGCACTGCGCCGCGCGATGCCGGGGGCGCTGCTTGCCGATGTGGCGGGAGTGAGCGCCCCCGTGGTGAGCGCCGGTGACAAGGCGGCGTTGTTCCGCGAGAGCGGGGCGGCGGCGGCGGATATGGAGTCGCATATCGTCGCTCGCGTGGCGCAGGCACATGGTTTGCCGTTCGTGGTCGCGCGCGTGGTGATCGACCCGGCGGAGCGCTCGCTCCCGCCGGCGGCGCTCGCCGGCATGCGCAGCGATGGCTCGACCGACATTCTCGGTGTACTGCGCTCGCTCGCGGGCAATCCGCTTCAGTTGCCTGCGTTGCTGCGCGTGGGACAAGACGCCGGCCGCGCACGGCAAGCGATGAAGCATGGCCGTCGAATCGTTTCGCTCGAACTCGGCGATGGGTTCGGGGCGAGGGCCGTGGGAATCTGA
- a CDS encoding glycosyltransferase, protein MTVLAWIAGLSLAIWIYLLSSQGGFWRARERDDLDEDRLPAPALWPPVAVVIPARNEAESIGQVVESLCRQDYPGRLRIVVVDDQSSDGTADLARDAAARAAADGLTRRVDVLSGQPLPRGWTGKMWAVRQGVAFASDPSTNDDGVAPEYLLHTDADIAHSPENVRRLVTRATGENRVLVSLMAKLRCTAWFERTLIPAFVLFFQMLYPFSWVNDPKKKMAAAAGGCMLIHRASLEAGGGIEAIRDEIIDDCAMGRMLKKQGPIWLGLTERAVSMRPYDNLGEIRKMVSRTAYAQLQYSPVLLTSTIVSLLLTFIVPPVMTIFGSGIGQWLGLFAWIAMTISYLPMLRFYHQPSSFGPMLPLVAALYTVFTFDSALQHWRGRGGMWKGRAQARGQQSPDV, encoded by the coding sequence ATGACTGTTTTGGCCTGGATCGCCGGCCTGTCGCTGGCCATCTGGATCTATCTGCTCAGCTCGCAAGGCGGCTTCTGGCGCGCACGCGAGCGCGACGATCTGGACGAAGACCGTCTGCCCGCACCGGCGCTCTGGCCGCCTGTGGCCGTTGTCATCCCTGCACGTAACGAAGCCGAATCGATCGGTCAGGTCGTGGAGTCGCTCTGCCGTCAGGACTACCCGGGACGCCTGCGTATCGTCGTCGTGGACGATCAGAGCAGCGACGGCACGGCCGACCTCGCGCGCGACGCTGCGGCGCGCGCCGCCGCTGATGGCCTGACGCGCCGCGTCGACGTGCTGAGCGGCCAACCACTGCCTCGTGGCTGGACCGGCAAGATGTGGGCGGTGCGCCAGGGGGTGGCGTTCGCCAGCGATCCGTCGACGAACGACGACGGTGTCGCGCCCGAATACCTTCTGCACACCGATGCGGACATCGCGCATTCGCCCGAGAACGTGCGCCGCCTGGTCACGCGGGCAACGGGCGAAAACCGCGTGCTCGTCTCGCTCATGGCGAAACTGCGCTGCACGGCGTGGTTCGAGCGCACGCTGATCCCGGCCTTCGTGCTGTTCTTCCAGATGCTCTACCCCTTCTCATGGGTCAACGATCCGAAGAAGAAGATGGCCGCCGCCGCCGGCGGGTGCATGCTGATTCATCGGGCGTCGCTCGAAGCGGGTGGCGGCATCGAAGCGATTCGCGATGAAATCATCGACGATTGCGCGATGGGACGCATGCTCAAGAAGCAAGGGCCGATCTGGCTGGGACTGACGGAGCGTGCGGTCAGCATGCGTCCGTACGACAACCTCGGCGAGATCCGCAAGATGGTGTCGCGCACGGCGTACGCGCAGTTGCAGTACTCACCGGTGTTGCTCACGAGCACGATCGTCTCGTTGCTGCTCACGTTCATCGTGCCGCCGGTCATGACGATCTTCGGGTCAGGCATCGGCCAGTGGCTGGGCCTGTTCGCGTGGATCGCCATGACGATTTCGTATCTGCCGATGCTGCGCTTCTATCATCAGCCGTCGAGTTTCGGCCCGATGCTGCCGCTCGTCGCCGCGCTCTACACCGTCTTCACGTTCGACTCGGCGCTGCAACACTGGCGCGGTCGCGGCGGCATGTGGAAAGGTCGTGCGCAGGCGCGCGGGCAACAGTCGCCGGACGTTTGA
- the hpnA gene encoding hopanoid-associated sugar epimerase, with amino-acid sequence MPSRVLVTGASGFVGSAVARTALARGHEVRLLVRGTSPRANLADLPVEVVEGDMRDADSMRRALTGMDALLHVAADYRLWAKDPNDIMRANIDGTRTVMEAALRAGVERVVYTSSVATLRVHDATGPVDETSPNEEATTIGVYKRSKVAAERLVERMIANDGLPAVIVNPSTPIGPRDIKPTPTGRIIVEAAQGKIPAFVDTGLNLVHVDDCAEGHLLALERGRVGERYILGGDDVLLRDMLASIAGMVGRKAPKVALPRWPLYPLAMAAQGVARFTGKEPFVTVDGLKMSRYHMFFSSEKAKRELGYAARAYPEGLRDALTWFGSAGYLS; translated from the coding sequence ATGCCGTCGCGAGTGCTGGTCACCGGCGCCTCCGGGTTCGTCGGTTCTGCGGTAGCACGTACGGCGCTCGCGCGCGGTCACGAGGTTCGCCTGCTGGTGCGTGGCACCAGCCCCCGCGCGAACCTCGCCGACCTGCCTGTCGAGGTCGTGGAAGGCGACATGCGCGACGCCGACTCGATGCGGCGCGCGCTCACCGGCATGGACGCCCTGCTCCATGTCGCCGCCGACTATCGCCTCTGGGCAAAAGATCCCAACGACATCATGCGGGCCAATATCGACGGCACGCGCACGGTAATGGAAGCCGCGCTGCGGGCAGGCGTGGAGCGTGTGGTGTACACGAGCAGCGTTGCCACGCTGCGGGTGCACGACGCCACCGGCCCCGTGGACGAAACCTCCCCGAACGAAGAAGCCACGACCATCGGCGTGTACAAGCGCAGCAAGGTCGCGGCCGAGCGTCTGGTCGAGCGCATGATCGCCAACGACGGTCTGCCCGCGGTCATCGTCAACCCGTCCACGCCCATCGGGCCGCGCGACATCAAGCCGACGCCGACCGGGCGCATCATCGTCGAGGCGGCGCAAGGCAAGATTCCCGCGTTCGTCGATACGGGCCTGAATCTCGTGCACGTCGACGATTGCGCCGAAGGCCACTTGCTGGCGCTGGAGCGCGGCCGTGTAGGCGAGCGCTACATTCTCGGCGGCGACGATGTCCTGCTGCGCGACATGCTCGCGAGCATCGCCGGCATGGTCGGGCGCAAGGCACCGAAAGTGGCGTTGCCGCGCTGGCCCCTCTATCCGCTCGCGATGGCGGCGCAAGGCGTGGCGCGCTTCACAGGCAAAGAGCCGTTCGTGACGGTCGATGGCCTGAAGATGTCGCGTTATCACATGTTCTTCTCCTCGGAGAAGGCAAAGCGCGAGCTGGGTTACGCCGCCCGCGCCTATCCCGAGGGTCTGCGCGACGCGCTCACCTGGTTTGGTTCTGCCGGATACCTCTCATGA
- the hpnH gene encoding adenosyl-hopene transferase HpnH has translation MAIPFLQQAYVGAYLMKQRFKGVKRYPLVLMLEPLFRCNLACSGCGKIDYPDPILNQRVSLQESLDAVDECGAPVVSIAGGEPLLHKEMPQIVKGIIARKKFVYLCTNALLLEKKIDDYEPSPFFVWSIHLDGDREMHDAAVSQEGVYDRAVAAIKLAKSRGFRVNINCTLFNNADPEKVARFFDSTKDLGLDGITVSPGYAYERAPDQQHFLNRSKTKQLFRDILKRGNGGKKWTFSQSSLFLDFLAGNRSYHCTPWGNPTRTVFGWQRPCYLLGEGYAKTYTELMNTTDWDKYGVGNYEKCADCMVHSGFEATAVNETISHPLRALGVAIKGVRTEGKMADDISFAKQRPAEFVFSKHVEIKLDELRRAKA, from the coding sequence TTGGCCATCCCCTTCCTGCAACAGGCGTATGTTGGCGCCTATCTGATGAAGCAACGCTTCAAGGGCGTCAAGCGCTACCCGCTGGTGCTGATGCTCGAACCGCTCTTTCGCTGCAACCTCGCCTGCTCGGGCTGCGGCAAGATCGACTATCCGGATCCGATCCTGAACCAGCGCGTCTCGCTCCAGGAGTCGCTCGACGCCGTGGACGAATGCGGCGCGCCGGTGGTCTCGATCGCCGGGGGCGAGCCGCTGCTGCACAAGGAAATGCCGCAGATCGTCAAGGGCATTATCGCGCGCAAGAAGTTCGTCTATCTGTGCACGAACGCGCTGCTGCTCGAGAAGAAGATCGACGACTACGAGCCGAGCCCGTTCTTCGTCTGGTCGATCCACCTCGACGGCGACCGTGAAATGCACGACGCCGCCGTGTCGCAGGAAGGTGTGTACGACCGCGCCGTGGCCGCCATCAAGCTGGCGAAGTCGCGCGGCTTCCGTGTGAACATCAACTGCACGCTGTTCAACAACGCCGATCCGGAAAAGGTCGCCAGGTTCTTCGATTCGACGAAGGATCTGGGCCTCGACGGCATTACCGTCTCGCCGGGCTATGCCTACGAGCGCGCGCCGGACCAGCAGCACTTCCTGAACCGTTCGAAGACCAAGCAACTGTTCCGCGACATTCTCAAGCGCGGCAATGGCGGCAAGAAATGGACGTTCAGCCAGTCGAGCCTGTTCCTTGACTTCCTCGCCGGCAACCGTTCTTACCACTGCACGCCATGGGGCAACCCGACGCGTACCGTGTTCGGCTGGCAGCGTCCGTGCTACCTGCTCGGCGAAGGCTATGCCAAGACGTATACGGAGCTGATGAACACCACCGACTGGGACAAGTACGGTGTGGGCAACTATGAGAAGTGCGCCGACTGCATGGTGCACAGTGGCTTCGAAGCCACGGCCGTGAACGAGACGATCTCGCATCCGCTGCGTGCACTGGGTGTGGCGATCAAGGGCGTTCGGACCGAAGGCAAAATGGCCGACGACATCTCGTTCGCCAAGCAGCGTCCTGCCGAGTTCGTATTCTCCAAGCACGTCGAGATCAAGCTCGACGAACTGCGCCGGGCCAAGGCGTAA
- the ispH gene encoding 4-hydroxy-3-methylbut-2-enyl diphosphate reductase, translating into MQVLLAQPRGFCAGVIRAIEIVERALEKYGAPVYVRHEIVHNKHVVDSLKAKGARFIAELSEAPAGAVTIFSAHGVARVVEQEAEIRGLKVLNATCPLVTKVHIQGKNYVSAGREVILIGHAGHPEVEGTMGQIDGPVHLVQTEADVEALPLAIDTPVSYVTQTTLSVDETRGIIAALQRRFTNIVGPNTKDICYATQNRQTAVRELCERVDVLLVVGATNSSNSNRLREIGSEMGLPSYLVADGSEVNPEWVRGMARIGITAGASAPERMVEDVIEALRRIDTVEVTLMDGIEETIQFRLPSELTKDEPVAARHAVAG; encoded by the coding sequence ATGCAAGTCCTACTTGCCCAACCCCGCGGGTTTTGTGCGGGTGTCATACGTGCCATCGAGATCGTAGAGCGTGCGCTGGAAAAATACGGCGCTCCCGTCTACGTTCGCCATGAAATCGTCCATAACAAGCATGTGGTCGATTCGCTCAAGGCCAAGGGCGCGCGCTTCATTGCCGAGTTGTCCGAGGCCCCGGCGGGCGCGGTGACCATTTTCAGCGCCCACGGTGTCGCGCGCGTCGTCGAGCAGGAAGCGGAAATTCGCGGCCTCAAGGTACTCAATGCCACCTGCCCGCTCGTCACCAAGGTACATATTCAAGGCAAGAATTATGTCTCCGCCGGGCGCGAAGTCATTCTGATCGGGCACGCCGGCCATCCGGAAGTCGAAGGGACGATGGGGCAGATCGACGGCCCCGTGCATCTCGTGCAAACCGAAGCGGATGTCGAGGCTTTGCCGCTCGCCATCGATACGCCGGTCTCGTACGTGACGCAGACCACGCTGTCGGTCGACGAGACTCGGGGTATCATTGCTGCGCTGCAACGTCGCTTTACCAATATCGTCGGCCCGAATACCAAAGACATCTGCTACGCCACGCAAAATCGCCAGACCGCCGTGCGCGAACTGTGCGAGCGTGTGGACGTTCTGCTCGTCGTCGGGGCGACGAACAGCTCGAACTCGAACCGCCTGCGTGAAATCGGCTCCGAAATGGGCCTGCCGAGCTATCTCGTGGCCGACGGCTCCGAAGTGAATCCGGAGTGGGTGCGCGGCATGGCCCGCATCGGCATCACCGCAGGGGCGTCCGCGCCCGAGCGCATGGTCGAAGACGTGATCGAAGCGCTGCGTCGCATCGACACGGTCGAAGTGACTCTCATGGACGGCATCGAGGAAACCATCCAGTTCCGCTTGCCGTCGGAATTGACCAAAGACGAGCCGGTCGCCGCACGCCACGCGGTCGCCGGCTAA